The Lycium barbarum isolate Lr01 chromosome 10, ASM1917538v2, whole genome shotgun sequence genome includes a region encoding these proteins:
- the LOC132615872 gene encoding uncharacterized protein LOC132615872 → MAEFITDTKNKIQEPGKDQGSRSIDVPPEENQEPASDAPTGNAQGQGPIVVIGPGDNAKGQKLVIIDESVENSKEQEEEEEEDSDYNPEERSNFSRPPGKRSAPKPKTG, encoded by the exons atggcTGAATTCATCACAGATACGAAGAACAAGATTCAAG AACCAGGAAAGGATCAAGGATCAAGATCAATAGATGTCCCACCAGAAGAAAACCAAGAACCAGCAAGTGATGCACCAACAGGAAATGCACAAGGCCAAGGACCAATAGTAGTAATAGGACCAGGAGATAATGCAAAAGGCCAAAAACTTGTAATAATTGATGAATCTGTAGAAAATTCaaaagaacaagaagaagaagaagaggaggacaGTGATTATAACCCTGAAGAGAGATCAAATTTTTCAAGACCTCCAGGCAAAAGATCAGCTCCTAAACCTAAGACTGGTTGA